Sequence from the Candidatus Saccharibacteria bacterium oral taxon 488 genome:
AATGCTCGAGAGCAGCACCCGGCGCAAGGAGTTGCCAAGCGTATTGCCATAGCCGGCGTGCATCGGCTCGATCAGAAAGGTCGCACTGGTCGCGGAAATATCATCAACGCTCGCGAGTGCTGGATTGTAAATTGCTTTTGCCATAATTCTTCCCTAACCCTTCTTTTATCGTGAGTAATACTCAACAATTAATTGCTCGTTGATGTCAGCTTCTGCTTCCTCGCGCTTCGGCAAACCAGTAACTTCAATCTTCAGCTTCTTGCTATCGCTCTTCAGCCAGCTCAGCGGGCCTTGGATTGAATTATTGATCACATCATCAATCCGCGTGAAGTATTCAGATTTGGTGCTCTTTGGACGAACGGTGATGACGTCACCGGCCTTAACACGAATTGATGGAATATCGACGCGGCGGCCGTTTAGTTCGAAGTGCCCGTGGCTGACCAACTGGCGGGCAGCGCGGCGCGATACGGCAAACCCAGAGCGGTAAACTACGTTGTCCAGCCGGCGCTCCAGCAGCTTCAACAGATTCTCGCCCGCCAAACCTTCCTGGGCGCGGGTTGCCTCGTTCATCAGGCGCGCAAATTGCTTTTCAACCAAACCGTAAAGCCGGCGAACCTTTTGCTTTTCGCGCAGCTGCGTAG
This genomic interval carries:
- the rpsD gene encoding 30S ribosomal protein S4, producing the protein MARDNSPIVKQSRREGYALHPKAHKVLARKSGIPGQHAHGRQSKPSLYATQLREKQKVRRLYGLVEKQFARLMNEATRAQEGLAGENLLKLLERRLDNVVYRSGFAVSRRAARQLVSHGHFELNGRRVDIPSIRVKAGDVITVRPKSTKSEYFTRIDDVINNSIQGPLSWLKSDSKKLKIEVTGLPKREEAEADINEQLIVEYYSR